The following DNA comes from candidate division KSB1 bacterium.
CACGATTTTGCTGCGGCTTTCAAAGTCAATTTTGCGTTTTTTGAAGCGTTGGGCAAATCCGGCTGGGCAGCGCTCGAAGCCGTGGCAGCGGCGCTGCCGGACGACGTGATTCGAATCGCCGACGCCAAACGCGGGGACATCGGCCACACGGCGCAAATGTATGCCGAGGCGATTTTCCGCCAATTGCCGTTTGACGCAATGACGGCGAATCCGTATTTGGGCGAAGATGCGGCGCAGCCATTTTTGGAAGATGCGACGAAAGGCATTTTTTTTCTTTGCCGCACCTCGAATCCCGGCAGCAGCGATATTCAGAATTTTCCCGACCGCACGCGGCCGCTTTATCTGCACATCGCGGCGCAAGTGCGCGAGTGGAATAAAAATGGCAATGCGGGATTAGTCGTTGGCGCCACGCATCCGCGCGAGCTGCAGGAGGTGCGAAAAGTGAGCCCGGATCTGCCGTTTCTCATTCCCGGCGTCGGCGCACAGGGCGGTGATTTGGAAACGGCGGTTCGCTACGGCGCGGCCGTAACCGGTGATCTCGCGATCATCAATGCCAGCCGGACGGTTCTTTACGCCGACTCCGGCAAAAATTTTTCCGCGGCAGCCGCGCGCGCCGCGGAGAAAATGCGCAACGACATGCGCGCAATCTTGCGGGCGATGATCCCACAATCAAAATAATCTCAATATGACGACAGAACAAGTTTTCCAGCTTTTTCGTAAAACCGAGGCGTTATTGGAAGGTCACTTTCAGCTCACTTCGGGATTGCACAGTCCACAATATTTTCAATGTGCCAAAGTTTTGCAACATCCCCAACACGCCGAGACATTGTGCCGTGTCGCGCAGCAACATTTTGCCGAGCAAAAAATTGACGTGGTGATTGCGCCGGCGGTTGGCGGTATCATCGTCGCGCACGAAGTCGGACGGCTTCTGCAAACTCGCGTGTTGTTCGCCGAGCGCCAGGAAGGCAGGATGTCGCTGCGGCGCGGCTTTCACATTTCACCCGGCGAAAAAGTTTTGGTGTGCGAAGACGTGATCACCACTGGCGGCTCGGTGGGCGAAGTTATCGCTTTGGCGCGCGAGGCCGGTGGCGAGGTGGTTGGCGTCTTTTGTATCGTGGATCGCAGCAACAGCAAAGCTGATTTTGGCGTGCCGTTGATTTCGACTTTGCAGCTGGCGCCGGAGACGTTTCAGCCGGAAAAGTGTCCGCTTTGCGCGGCGGGCAGCAAAGCGGAAAAGCCGGGGAGCAGGTTCTTAAAACACAAATGACTCGTGCTGATTTCTGTCCATTTCCCAGGGCGAATTGGGATGAGATTTGTGCGGCGGGGTATTCGATAACCCGGGTTATTCCTCACCTACAAAATTAAATTTCAAAACGGCAAGGCGATTCCCAGCCCGGCTTGAAAATAAAATCCTGATAAATCGAACGAGGTGCTGGTGGTGAAGGCGGCGTGTTGCTGGTCATTGATCTGCCGGATGGTGCCGTCGAGCTGGCCGACTTTGGCGTATTTGTATCCAACTTCACTCCACAGCGAAAACGCGCCGGCGAGGCGCACATCGAGGCCGCCGGAAATCGCCAAGGTAAAAGCCGTGCCGGAAAAATCGCCGCTGGTGTCCACGCGCGGCAGCGTGATCTTGCTGGCGTTACTCTCAAAAGAAGATTGCGTCGTCGAAAGCGCTTGAACCGCAACCATTCCGATACCGAGGCCGATATATTTGTTCAAAAAACCTGCTTCATCATAATCGAAATAATAATCAAGATGCAAAGCGACGTCGAGAGTTTTGACTTCGCGCGCGAAGAAAAAACGCCCCGGCGCTGCTGTCGCATTGTTGAAGTATTCGATGGCCGCCTCTTTTTGATAACGCGAGATGTCGAGACAAAGAAAATACTCGTCATTCAAATGATATTGAATGGCGCCGCCGAAAATAGTGCGGCCCGAAATTTTGCCCGGGGAGGGAAGCGGTTCCTCCAGCAATTGCCGCCAGGTTTCGATTTGGTTTTCGATGCGGCGGTTGACGTCGGTCATTTGCGGCCGCAGATAACCAAAATACGGCTTGATCGTGAAGCTTTGCGCCAGCAAGGGATTCACGATCATCAAAAGCAACAAAACAATCGGCGGCGTGATCAAATGGCGTTTCATGATCTTTTCCTCTTTTTGCGTTCAAGGCAGCTCGAATTCGGCCACCACCGGCGCGTGATCGGACTCCGGGAAATTGACATCGGGCCGGAAGGCGCCGGACTCATCGGGAAGAATTTCATTATGGATTTCCGTGCCCCGGTAAAATGTCACCATGGAACGCGAGACCAGGATATGATCCAACATGAAGCCTTTTCCCAAGTGCAGCAGGCTGTATCGCGATGACGCCGGCACTGACATTTCGCACGGCACCATGACGCGATGCACCAACGCCGGATTGCCGGTGTCTTCGACCGGTCCGCGAATGGCATTGAGCGGCACCTCGTCCGTATCGGCATTGAAGTCACCGCAAACCGCCACATACGCTTCTTCACCCGCAGCAGCGGCGGCGTCAAAAACTTTGTCGATCAACATCCGCGTTTCCAACGCCTGGCCGACGCGCTTCATGGAAGAAATGAAATAGCCTTCCGCCCAGCCGGCCACCGAGCGCCATTTGTACTCATTGAATTTCTGCCCGGCAATATCGGTGGGAATTTTTGATTTGAGATGCAGGTTGATCAGATGCAGCTTGCGAGAATTTCCGAGATCAAGAGTCACGTAAAGAAGAGGCCGCTCCCATGTCACTTCCTTGGCCACGGTTTCCGCTGGAAGCGCCGACATTTTGCGATAGAGCGGCTCGGGTGCATATTTATGCTTGATCTGCTGTTTGGCAAGGATGGGAAAACGGCTGAGCACGACGAGGTTGCGCACATCATACGGCACGCCGTGTGTCGTGACCGTGTGAGCGACGTGGTAGGCGGCGTACGGCGTGTTTTGCAGCAGTTTCTCGAGGGCCAGCAATTGTCGCGGCTGCCCCGGCAGTTCCTGACCATTGACTTCTTGCAAACAAAGAATATCGGCGCGCAGTCGGTTTAATTGCGGGCGCATCACCGCGATGCGCTCGTTCAGCAAAGGCATCTCCCCCGGCTTATCATCTAAATTCTCCAAGTTGAACGTTGCTAAACGCAGCATGGTGGGCATGTTTTCGTCTCCTTAGATAGTGGTTATTCCAGCCCTTACTGTCTTCTTCAAAATCATTGATTCTGCAGCCGCATATCAAAAGTTTTTGAACACGAGCTTGAAGATTATTTCCCCGCCGGATACCATCCTCCCGGCTCGACGATCAATTCAAAGTACTTTTTGAAATCCGCCGTGTGCTCGAGTACAGTGTCAAGATCGTTGCCGACTTTCAGGCCTTTACGCCAGACTTTCATATCGACTGTTCCGACTACGAATAATCTTTGCCA
Coding sequences within:
- the pyrF gene encoding orotidine-5'-phosphate decarboxylase, with amino-acid sequence MQTSHFIERFQQTLRARKSLLCVGLDPDLQKLPANLPRSAEGLITFCKEIIAATHDFAAAFKVNFAFFEALGKSGWAALEAVAAALPDDVIRIADAKRGDIGHTAQMYAEAIFRQLPFDAMTANPYLGEDAAQPFLEDATKGIFFLCRTSNPGSSDIQNFPDRTRPLYLHIAAQVREWNKNGNAGLVVGATHPRELQEVRKVSPDLPFLIPGVGAQGGDLETAVRYGAAVTGDLAIINASRTVLYADSGKNFSAAAARAAEKMRNDMRAILRAMIPQSK
- the pyrE gene encoding orotate phosphoribosyltransferase, whose amino-acid sequence is MTTEQVFQLFRKTEALLEGHFQLTSGLHSPQYFQCAKVLQHPQHAETLCRVAQQHFAEQKIDVVIAPAVGGIIVAHEVGRLLQTRVLFAERQEGRMSLRRGFHISPGEKVLVCEDVITTGGSVGEVIALAREAGGEVVGVFCIVDRSNSKADFGVPLISTLQLAPETFQPEKCPLCAAGSKAEKPGSRFLKHK
- a CDS encoding endonuclease/exonuclease/phosphatase family protein; this encodes MPTMLRLATFNLENLDDKPGEMPLLNERIAVMRPQLNRLRADILCLQEVNGQELPGQPRQLLALEKLLQNTPYAAYHVAHTVTTHGVPYDVRNLVVLSRFPILAKQQIKHKYAPEPLYRKMSALPAETVAKEVTWERPLLYVTLDLGNSRKLHLINLHLKSKIPTDIAGQKFNEYKWRSVAGWAEGYFISSMKRVGQALETRMLIDKVFDAAAAAGEEAYVAVCGDFNADTDEVPLNAIRGPVEDTGNPALVHRVMVPCEMSVPASSRYSLLHLGKGFMLDHILVSRSMVTFYRGTEIHNEILPDESGAFRPDVNFPESDHAPVVAEFELP